A window of Desulfatibacillum aliphaticivorans DSM 15576 contains these coding sequences:
- a CDS encoding hybrid sensor histidine kinase/response regulator, with protein sequence MNTENDNQQPMNFLQMLRKAEEDKKSGDITPEYAHWLMETEGHLRAFMTNAKNFAVYRLVRDDNSPYGVEVVFVSPSMKDILGVEDPTQVHLWFEKAHPDDFERIIRANMEAFQTLKLDETIRYFHAPTEQWRWIQVLGTGSQDAEGEAMYANGIIIDVTEQKKAEQAHKESEEKYRDLVENINDVLFALDREGLCTYMSPVVKNVLGVDPDDLVGKYLHEFMPEHQKKAYLENMAKLDAGKNLSSEYEIIGPDGQSHWIRTSSRPTEVDGKVTGIRGTFRDITDYVRAQQDKRRLEEQLEHSQKLEAIGTLAGGIAHNLNNVLYPIVGYTEMAIEDIPEDSPAHESLQEVLYAADRARELVYQILTYSRRSEEKLEALDLNPIMKEVIKLISAAVPSTIKVEQSLAPNIPAILADAAQIHHVVMNLCTNAYHSMRDTGGILDITLGFVEIKQDQDAPVPNMPPGGYVKISVSDQGQGIDEGIRDRIFEPYFTTKGVGEGTGMGLALTLAIVTKVNGFINVTSIPGRGSTFDLYFPSTDKAPVISIPEFHGPAPRGGESILLVEDDQQILHMTQQMLERQGYRVDPYDSGIDGLEAFYKNPKKYDLVITDMTMPLMTGDQLAVEIMQKSPDTPVILCTGFSEHISQEQAEALGVAAFLMKPMARNRVAGIVRRVLDKAKMKKD encoded by the coding sequence ATGAATACGGAAAATGACAATCAGCAGCCCATGAACTTCCTCCAAATGCTGCGTAAAGCCGAAGAGGACAAAAAATCCGGGGACATTACTCCGGAATACGCCCACTGGCTCATGGAAACCGAAGGACACCTTCGCGCCTTCATGACCAACGCAAAAAACTTCGCCGTGTACAGGCTGGTTCGGGACGATAACAGCCCCTACGGCGTGGAAGTGGTTTTTGTCAGTCCGTCCATGAAAGACATCCTGGGAGTGGAAGACCCCACCCAGGTGCATTTGTGGTTTGAAAAAGCCCATCCGGACGACTTTGAACGCATCATCCGGGCCAATATGGAGGCTTTTCAGACCCTGAAACTGGATGAAACCATCCGGTACTTTCACGCCCCCACCGAACAATGGCGATGGATCCAGGTTCTGGGGACCGGAAGCCAGGACGCCGAAGGCGAGGCTATGTACGCCAACGGCATTATCATCGACGTCACAGAACAGAAAAAAGCGGAGCAAGCCCATAAGGAAAGCGAAGAAAAATACCGGGATCTGGTGGAGAACATCAATGACGTGCTTTTCGCCCTGGACCGGGAGGGGCTATGCACCTATATGAGCCCTGTCGTGAAAAATGTTTTGGGCGTGGATCCTGACGACCTGGTCGGCAAGTATCTCCATGAGTTCATGCCCGAGCATCAAAAAAAGGCGTATTTAGAAAATATGGCCAAGCTGGACGCCGGCAAGAACCTTAGCTCCGAGTATGAAATTATCGGCCCGGACGGACAATCCCACTGGATACGCACCTCAAGCCGCCCCACCGAAGTGGACGGCAAGGTGACCGGAATACGAGGAACGTTCCGGGACATCACGGATTACGTCAGGGCGCAGCAGGATAAAAGGCGCCTGGAGGAACAGCTGGAGCACTCCCAAAAGCTGGAGGCCATCGGCACCCTGGCCGGCGGAATCGCCCATAATCTCAACAATGTTTTGTATCCCATCGTGGGATATACCGAAATGGCCATAGAAGACATTCCCGAAGACAGCCCAGCCCATGAAAGCCTTCAGGAAGTGCTGTACGCAGCGGACAGAGCCAGGGAGCTGGTGTACCAGATTCTGACCTACTCCCGCCGCTCCGAGGAAAAGCTGGAGGCCCTGGACCTGAACCCCATCATGAAGGAGGTCATCAAGCTCATTTCCGCGGCCGTGCCCTCCACCATCAAGGTGGAGCAAAGCCTGGCCCCGAACATCCCGGCCATCCTGGCGGATGCAGCCCAAATCCACCATGTGGTCATGAACTTGTGCACCAACGCCTACCACTCCATGCGGGACACGGGAGGAATCCTGGACATCACCCTGGGCTTCGTGGAAATAAAGCAAGACCAGGATGCGCCCGTCCCAAACATGCCGCCCGGCGGATATGTCAAAATCAGCGTTTCGGACCAGGGCCAAGGAATAGACGAAGGGATACGGGACAGGATATTCGAGCCTTACTTCACCACCAAGGGAGTGGGGGAGGGCACCGGCATGGGGCTCGCCCTCACCCTAGCCATCGTCACCAAAGTGAACGGGTTTATCAACGTCACCAGCATTCCGGGAAGAGGCTCCACCTTTGACCTGTATTTTCCGTCCACGGACAAAGCCCCGGTCATATCCATCCCGGAATTCCACGGGCCGGCCCCCAGAGGCGGAGAAAGCATCCTCCTGGTGGAGGACGATCAACAGATTCTTCACATGACCCAGCAAATGCTGGAGCGGCAGGGATACCGGGTAGATCCGTACGACAGCGGCATAGACGGTTTGGAAGCCTTTTACAAAAACCCGAAAAAATACGACCTTGTCATTACGGACATGACCATGCCCCTCATGACGGGAGACCAATTGGCCGTGGAAATCATGCAAAAAAGCCCGGACACGCCCGTCATTCTGTGCACGGGGTTCTCCGAGCATATTTCCCAGGAGCAGGCCGAGGCTCTGGGCGTGGCCGCCTTCCTCATGAAGCCCATGGCGCGCAACCGGGTCGCCGGCATCGTCAGACGGGTTCTGGATAAGGCCAAAATGAAAAAGGATTAG
- a CDS encoding pyruvate formate lyase family protein produces MAGSNAQVKEHSVKEPKGLSPRIEWLRDYYFQGAERAWNNEYTAWTTGDPWDEVYDELSFYIVPETYAFMQTFCSSYLQAARKVPLNGEFWDLSLPERRAWFVKKVMTKHLPVEILPGDLIAGGRFNIQTSMCLDEKQAKTRKKLVQGKKGSRAEMKWFHDHGYGNAGATSGHLVPGYEDVLKKGWKGVHDDLASRLDALGPENQNSHQANQLKAMMTAATMPRDLAARYASLIRDMEQKESDPDRKEELARMAANLDHTPWNPPRDFWEAIQALWLTHMLVLSDENYPGPGVSFGRVDQYLLPYWEASMARGMDREWGKEILKCFWIHANTAYDAMIRTGANGGITAGYGQLITLSGMGPDGTDLTNDLTYVFLEVIDEMSPILEPKPNVRLHANTPEELYDHIIDMIAESQGAPFLLNFDERSMAGMMREAEKAGRQDLINESNVWQYAPVGCLENTMVGNDRSGTVDINLNLLKAVEFSLTGGADLSPYKDTIMGKEYPIDASGIPTGDPTEFTVFEEFFAAFAKQTRHIIKKAMDLYETSESVRAAYHPTPYLSCLVKGCAEKGKDVTQGGAELSFVTIEAVTFATTVDSLLAVKYLVFDEKICTMAELIQALKDNWKGHDILMARAKFKAPKYGRDDDEADEMARKVMDLWTEETWKYKTKSTGRQARPGMLSWNYWVGDGYILHASPDGRPQGQFLSNAICPTNGADINGPTSNANSVGKVLGGRKPGKGDFGDYLNSLPNGASHTITFNPSILADPLHKEKFKAYLKGYVQNGGTALQINMLDADMLRDAQKNPADYRHLLVRITGYNAYFTSIGKELQDEVIARLSHEGL; encoded by the coding sequence ATGGCTGGTTCAAACGCCCAAGTCAAGGAACATTCGGTTAAGGAGCCCAAAGGGCTTTCTCCGCGCATAGAATGGCTGAGGGACTACTATTTTCAAGGGGCCGAACGGGCCTGGAACAACGAATACACGGCCTGGACCACGGGCGATCCCTGGGACGAAGTTTATGACGAATTAAGTTTCTACATCGTCCCTGAGACCTACGCTTTTATGCAGACCTTTTGCTCCTCCTACCTCCAGGCTGCCCGGAAAGTACCCCTGAATGGGGAATTTTGGGACTTGAGCCTGCCGGAGAGGCGGGCCTGGTTCGTCAAGAAAGTGATGACCAAACATCTTCCCGTAGAAATTCTGCCGGGAGACCTCATCGCCGGCGGCAGGTTCAACATTCAAACTTCCATGTGCCTGGACGAAAAACAGGCCAAGACCCGCAAGAAACTCGTCCAGGGCAAAAAAGGCAGCCGGGCGGAGATGAAATGGTTCCACGACCATGGATACGGAAACGCCGGCGCCACCTCCGGGCATTTGGTGCCCGGCTACGAAGATGTGCTGAAAAAAGGCTGGAAAGGCGTTCACGACGATCTTGCCTCGCGCCTTGACGCCCTTGGCCCGGAAAACCAGAACTCGCATCAGGCCAACCAGCTAAAGGCCATGATGACCGCCGCGACCATGCCCAGGGATCTGGCGGCGCGGTACGCAAGCCTCATCCGGGATATGGAGCAAAAGGAGTCCGACCCGGACCGCAAAGAGGAATTGGCCCGCATGGCCGCCAACCTGGATCACACGCCCTGGAACCCGCCCCGGGATTTCTGGGAGGCTATCCAGGCCTTGTGGCTCACCCACATGCTGGTTTTGAGCGATGAAAACTATCCCGGGCCGGGCGTTTCGTTCGGCCGGGTGGATCAATATCTCCTGCCCTATTGGGAGGCCTCCATGGCGCGAGGCATGGATCGGGAGTGGGGCAAGGAAATCCTCAAATGCTTCTGGATTCACGCCAACACGGCTTACGACGCCATGATCCGCACGGGCGCCAACGGCGGCATAACCGCCGGCTACGGCCAGTTGATCACCCTCTCGGGCATGGGGCCTGATGGTACCGACCTGACCAACGACCTCACTTACGTGTTTCTGGAGGTCATCGACGAAATGTCGCCCATCCTGGAGCCCAAGCCCAATGTCCGGCTTCACGCCAACACGCCGGAGGAGCTTTACGATCATATTATCGACATGATCGCCGAAAGCCAGGGCGCGCCTTTTCTTTTGAATTTTGACGAACGCTCCATGGCCGGCATGATGCGGGAGGCGGAAAAAGCCGGACGCCAGGATCTGATCAACGAATCCAACGTGTGGCAGTACGCTCCCGTGGGCTGCCTGGAAAACACCATGGTGGGCAACGATCGCTCGGGCACGGTGGACATCAACCTGAACTTGCTGAAGGCCGTGGAGTTCTCCCTGACGGGCGGCGCCGATCTTTCGCCTTATAAAGACACCATCATGGGCAAGGAATACCCCATTGACGCCAGCGGAATTCCCACGGGCGATCCCACGGAGTTCACGGTGTTCGAGGAGTTTTTCGCCGCCTTCGCCAAGCAGACCCGGCATATCATCAAAAAGGCCATGGACCTCTATGAGACCAGCGAAAGCGTGCGGGCGGCCTACCATCCCACGCCTTATTTATCGTGCCTGGTCAAAGGCTGCGCCGAAAAAGGCAAGGACGTCACCCAGGGCGGGGCCGAACTGAGCTTCGTGACCATCGAAGCCGTCACCTTCGCCACCACCGTGGACTCGCTGCTGGCGGTCAAGTATCTTGTCTTTGACGAAAAAATCTGCACCATGGCCGAGTTGATCCAGGCATTGAAGGATAACTGGAAGGGCCACGACATCCTCATGGCCCGGGCCAAGTTCAAAGCGCCCAAATACGGACGGGACGACGACGAAGCCGACGAAATGGCCCGCAAGGTCATGGACCTGTGGACCGAGGAAACCTGGAAATACAAAACAAAATCCACAGGCAGGCAGGCCAGGCCGGGCATGCTTTCGTGGAACTACTGGGTGGGCGACGGCTACATCCTGCATGCCAGCCCGGACGGCAGGCCCCAGGGCCAGTTTTTGTCCAACGCCATCTGCCCTACCAACGGCGCGGACATCAACGGCCCCACGTCCAACGCCAACTCCGTGGGCAAGGTCCTGGGCGGCCGCAAGCCGGGCAAAGGCGATTTCGGCGATTATTTGAACAGCCTGCCCAACGGCGCCAGCCACACCATCACCTTCAACCCCTCCATCCTGGCGGACCCGCTGCACAAAGAGAAGTTCAAGGCCTATCTTAAGGGCTATGTGCAAAACGGAGGCACGGCCCTCCAGATCAACATGCTGGACGCGGACATGCTGCGCGACGCCCAGAAGAACCCGGCCGACTACCGCCATCTTTTGGTGCGCATAACCGGCTACAACGCCTATTTTACAAGCATCGGCAAGGAGTTGCAGGACGAGGTGATTGCCAGATTGTCGCACGAAGGCCTTTAG
- a CDS encoding pyridoxamine 5'-phosphate oxidase family protein, translating into MESSDFFNEADIAALEPETKIGLLATVNPEGLPHVTLITSLQAGGPKKVMFGQFAQGLSKIHVKSNPRTAFLVLTLDRKIRMGKALWKESKTSGPEFEMFNEKPMFRYNAYFGIHTVHYLDLVEKQGPVGLPLLRLGAAMAATRLTGKSGAASKEKGVLKPWGKKLFNRLDAMKFISWVGEDGFPVIVPVLQCTAPSDSRLVFSPLAYSSQLKSLEKGQNAAVFGLTMKMEDILVRGFFRGYFRKRGMTIGMMDINWVYNSMPPVAGQIYPEPELKPVTEF; encoded by the coding sequence ATGGAATCAAGCGATTTTTTTAATGAAGCGGATATCGCCGCTTTGGAGCCGGAAACCAAAATCGGATTGTTGGCCACCGTCAACCCGGAAGGCCTGCCTCACGTCACGTTAATCACCTCTTTGCAGGCGGGAGGGCCGAAAAAGGTCATGTTCGGCCAGTTCGCCCAGGGGTTGAGTAAAATCCACGTCAAATCCAATCCGCGCACGGCCTTTTTGGTCCTGACCCTGGACCGGAAAATCCGCATGGGCAAGGCGTTGTGGAAGGAATCCAAAACCTCGGGGCCGGAATTCGAGATGTTCAACGAAAAGCCCATGTTCCGTTATAACGCCTATTTCGGCATTCACACGGTGCATTATCTGGATCTGGTGGAAAAGCAGGGCCCCGTGGGTCTGCCTTTATTGCGTCTGGGAGCGGCCATGGCCGCCACGCGCCTGACCGGCAAGTCCGGCGCGGCCTCCAAGGAAAAAGGCGTGCTAAAGCCCTGGGGTAAAAAACTTTTTAACCGCCTGGACGCCATGAAATTCATCTCCTGGGTGGGCGAGGACGGTTTCCCTGTGATCGTACCCGTCCTGCAATGCACGGCGCCTTCGGACAGCCGGCTTGTATTTTCTCCCTTAGCTTATTCCTCTCAATTGAAATCCCTGGAAAAAGGCCAAAACGCCGCCGTGTTCGGTTTGACCATGAAAATGGAGGACATTCTGGTGCGCGGCTTCTTCCGGGGTTATTTTCGCAAAAGGGGGATGACAATCGGCATGATGGATATTAACTGGGTTTACAATTCCATGCCGCCCGTGGCCGGGCAAATATATCCGGAACCGGAATTGAAACCTGTAACGGAGTTCTGA
- a CDS encoding TetR/AcrR family transcriptional regulator: MTGDDRSTNNSLMKNETKEKILQHGARLVYQKGFNHTGIGEILKAAKVPKGSFYHYFPSKEDFGLELLDYMAVWAASVGIAALYDKSYTPLERLKNFFQAYEDNFERMNYTGGCPVGNLCLEMSDQSDPFREKLEKILEQMRRGIAKVLEEAVKAREVPEDLSVEATAHFIISAWQGTLLQTKVMKNGESIQVFKRIVFEQLLQNRQPL; this comes from the coding sequence TTGACAGGAGACGACCGGTCTACTAATAATAGCCTCATGAAAAACGAAACCAAAGAAAAAATCCTCCAGCACGGCGCCAGACTGGTCTACCAAAAGGGATTCAACCATACCGGCATCGGCGAAATCCTCAAGGCCGCCAAAGTCCCCAAGGGATCCTTCTACCATTACTTCCCCAGCAAAGAGGATTTCGGCCTGGAACTTCTGGATTATATGGCCGTCTGGGCCGCGTCCGTGGGCATCGCCGCTTTGTACGACAAGTCATACACGCCTCTGGAACGGCTGAAGAACTTCTTCCAGGCTTATGAAGACAACTTTGAGCGCATGAACTACACGGGCGGCTGCCCGGTGGGCAACCTGTGCCTGGAAATGAGCGACCAGAGCGATCCGTTCCGGGAAAAGCTGGAAAAAATTCTGGAGCAGATGCGCCGGGGAATCGCCAAAGTGTTGGAAGAGGCGGTCAAGGCCCGGGAGGTCCCGGAGGATCTGTCCGTGGAGGCCACAGCGCACTTTATCATCAGCGCGTGGCAGGGGACCCTGCTTCAGACCAAGGTCATGAAAAACGGCGAATCCATTCAAGTGTTCAAACGCATTGTATTTGAGCAGCTTCTGCAAAACAGGCAACCGTTGTAA
- a CDS encoding molybdopterin-containing oxidoreductase family protein: MGQWHKSGCVLCAQNCGLELLVEDGKIVKSRPDKDNPRSEGYACRKGLNVRYHQYPKDRLTEPLKKVNGKFEPVAWDQAISEIAEKMQAIHKEHGPRALAYMGGSAQGGHLEATFGLTWLRNLGSRYYYSSAGQEFSDSWWLFGRMLGKQYNVAAPDEHAAEVLIAWGWNGMMSHQMPQARKTLRAISKALDKMLIAVDPRKSETAAIANMHVAVRPGSDALLLKAMIAIIVEKGWEKAEYIQANVEGWNAIKSWFEGFDYKSAIAACELDLGQILEFCRILATKKWCVHPDLGLYMGRKGVYSLYLLNVLAAICGRFCVRGGNVIPGFVVPMGFHADERDPKTWRTMATDMPPVAAGSFPPAVMPEEILSDNPRKLRAVYVSAVNPLRSYPDSQAYEEAFSKVDLLVVNDIAMTETARLADYVLPCRTFYESYDGTFFPNNFPEVFFQIRKPIVEPPPLCRESSQITTMLADKMGLTPEIPQELKEAAKGDRLTFGAKLMEFAGANPDAMKVMPLVLAKTLGEEWDSAALAAIWGLFMTAPKAFRENAARAGFEPGLDMGDRIFQALMDNPQGLWVGIVDPDENLSQIKTPSGKVEVVIPELEEGVKALDAKSESVDMVMPKSFPLILHAGRHMDYNINTLMRNPEWNKGKRACTVAVHPSQAEALGLKDGQQVEVFTEAGSAQGELQTSDQIREGTVLIPHGFGLQYGDEVYGLNVNHLTKNTHRSTLGTPIHRFVPCRVEAV; the protein is encoded by the coding sequence ATGGGGCAATGGCATAAATCGGGATGCGTGCTTTGCGCGCAAAACTGCGGACTGGAATTGCTGGTGGAAGACGGCAAGATTGTCAAGTCCAGGCCGGACAAGGACAATCCCCGGAGCGAGGGCTACGCCTGCCGCAAGGGGTTGAACGTGCGTTATCATCAATACCCCAAGGATCGCCTGACCGAGCCCTTGAAAAAGGTTAACGGCAAGTTCGAGCCCGTCGCGTGGGACCAGGCCATCAGCGAAATCGCCGAAAAGATGCAGGCCATTCACAAGGAGCACGGTCCCAGGGCTCTGGCCTATATGGGCGGCAGCGCCCAGGGCGGGCACCTGGAAGCCACCTTCGGCCTGACCTGGCTGCGGAATCTTGGGTCCAGGTACTATTACTCCTCGGCCGGGCAGGAGTTTTCCGACTCGTGGTGGCTGTTCGGGCGCATGCTGGGCAAGCAGTACAACGTGGCCGCTCCTGACGAGCACGCCGCCGAGGTTTTGATCGCCTGGGGCTGGAACGGCATGATGAGCCACCAAATGCCCCAGGCCAGGAAGACCCTGCGCGCCATTTCCAAAGCCCTGGATAAAATGCTCATTGCCGTGGACCCGCGCAAGAGCGAAACCGCGGCCATCGCCAACATGCACGTGGCGGTTCGTCCCGGCTCGGACGCCTTGCTGTTAAAGGCCATGATCGCCATTATTGTGGAAAAGGGCTGGGAGAAGGCCGAATACATCCAGGCCAACGTGGAAGGCTGGAACGCGATAAAATCCTGGTTTGAGGGGTTTGACTACAAGTCGGCCATCGCAGCCTGTGAACTGGATTTGGGCCAGATCCTGGAATTCTGCCGCATCCTGGCGACTAAAAAATGGTGCGTGCACCCGGACCTGGGCTTGTACATGGGCCGCAAAGGCGTATACAGCCTGTATCTGCTCAATGTTCTGGCCGCCATTTGCGGACGCTTTTGCGTACGCGGCGGAAACGTCATCCCAGGATTCGTGGTTCCCATGGGATTTCATGCCGATGAACGGGACCCCAAGACGTGGCGCACCATGGCCACGGACATGCCTCCGGTTGCTGCGGGCTCCTTTCCTCCGGCTGTCATGCCTGAGGAGATTCTTTCGGATAATCCCCGGAAACTGCGCGCCGTGTACGTGAGCGCCGTCAATCCGCTACGCTCCTACCCGGACTCCCAGGCTTATGAAGAGGCTTTCAGCAAGGTGGATTTGCTGGTGGTCAACGATATCGCCATGACCGAAACAGCCCGGCTGGCGGACTACGTGCTGCCCTGCCGGACCTTTTACGAGTCCTACGACGGCACATTTTTTCCCAACAATTTTCCGGAGGTGTTTTTTCAGATTCGCAAGCCCATTGTGGAGCCCCCGCCCCTTTGCCGCGAGTCCTCCCAGATCACCACCATGCTGGCCGACAAAATGGGCCTGACTCCTGAAATTCCCCAGGAGTTGAAAGAAGCCGCCAAAGGAGACCGCCTGACCTTCGGCGCCAAACTCATGGAGTTTGCAGGCGCGAATCCCGACGCCATGAAGGTCATGCCCCTGGTGCTGGCCAAGACATTGGGCGAGGAATGGGATTCCGCGGCGCTGGCCGCTATTTGGGGATTGTTCATGACCGCGCCCAAGGCGTTCAGGGAAAACGCCGCCCGGGCCGGATTCGAGCCGGGCCTGGACATGGGAGACCGGATCTTCCAGGCATTGATGGATAATCCTCAGGGCCTTTGGGTGGGAATAGTGGATCCTGACGAGAATTTGAGCCAGATCAAAACCCCTTCGGGCAAGGTGGAGGTTGTCATCCCTGAACTGGAGGAAGGCGTCAAAGCCCTGGATGCAAAGTCCGAATCCGTAGACATGGTCATGCCCAAGAGCTTCCCCTTGATTCTCCATGCGGGAAGGCATATGGACTACAACATCAACACCCTCATGCGCAATCCCGAATGGAACAAAGGCAAACGCGCCTGCACCGTGGCTGTGCATCCCAGCCAGGCGGAGGCGCTGGGCCTGAAGGACGGCCAGCAGGTGGAAGTGTTCACCGAAGCGGGTTCGGCCCAAGGGGAGTTGCAGACAAGCGACCAGATCCGCGAGGGTACGGTGTTGATCCCCCACGGCTTCGGCCTGCAGTATGGGGATGAAGTATACGGCCTGAATGTAAATCATTTGACTAAAAACACCCATCGCAGTACCTTGGGCACCCCCATTCACCGGTTTGTGCCGTGCAGGGTGGAAGCAGTCTAA
- a CDS encoding DUF4870 domain-containing protein, with protein MQIEHTPNENQAPDQNARRWAALCHIGGLLGLLALPSIANILVPLVLWLIKKESHPFIDQEGKEALNFQICTTIYTWVTGLLCFVLIGFVIAPVLAIFVLVVCIIATVKAADGAGYTYPLTIRFIK; from the coding sequence ATGCAAATAGAACATACGCCCAATGAAAACCAAGCCCCGGACCAGAACGCCCGCCGCTGGGCGGCCCTTTGCCATATAGGAGGCCTGCTCGGTCTGCTGGCTCTTCCATCCATTGCAAACATCCTGGTTCCCTTAGTGCTTTGGCTGATCAAAAAAGAATCCCATCCCTTTATCGACCAGGAAGGCAAAGAGGCCTTGAACTTCCAGATCTGCACCACCATCTACACCTGGGTGACCGGCCTGCTCTGTTTTGTGCTGATAGGCTTTGTCATCGCGCCTGTGCTGGCTATCTTCGTGCTGGTGGTCTGCATCATCGCAACGGTGAAAGCCGCCGACGGCGCGGGCTACACGTATCCTCTGACCATCCGGTTTATCAAGTAA
- a CDS encoding glycyl-radical enzyme activating protein gives MQGRIFSIQRMSTEDGPGIRTTVFLKGCSLSCTWCHNPESISALPQVQWIGSRCIGCRSCVEVCPHNALELTREGMQIDRGLCEGCGRCADECPSTAMEMLGEDRTLEDLAAELEKDRAYFDSSGGGVTISGGEPALQADFAASLLRICQEKGLHTALDTCGMVKSAALESILPFANMVLFDVKFADTSLHKRFTGAPNEQILENLALVAEYMKRHENPQELWIRTPLIPGATANKENIVNIGRFLANNLGQAFSRWELCAFNNLCKDKYTRLGKEWDFAEIPLMTQEEVSALESAAKDSGVNPEIVFATGATRSGE, from the coding sequence ATGCAGGGCAGGATTTTTTCCATTCAACGGATGTCAACCGAAGACGGTCCGGGAATCCGGACCACGGTGTTTTTAAAAGGATGCAGCTTAAGCTGCACATGGTGCCACAACCCGGAGAGCATTTCCGCCCTGCCCCAGGTGCAGTGGATCGGGTCCCGATGCATCGGGTGCCGGTCCTGCGTGGAGGTTTGCCCTCACAACGCCCTGGAATTGACCAGGGAGGGCATGCAAATCGACCGGGGCTTGTGCGAAGGGTGCGGCAGGTGCGCGGACGAATGCCCCTCCACGGCCATGGAAATGCTGGGGGAGGACAGAACCCTGGAAGACCTGGCCGCGGAACTGGAAAAGGACCGGGCCTATTTTGACAGCTCCGGCGGCGGGGTGACCATCTCGGGCGGAGAGCCCGCGCTCCAGGCGGATTTTGCGGCGTCCCTGCTGCGGATTTGCCAAGAAAAAGGCCTGCACACGGCCCTGGACACCTGCGGCATGGTTAAGTCCGCAGCCCTGGAAAGCATTCTGCCTTTTGCCAATATGGTGCTTTTTGACGTCAAATTTGCAGACACGTCTCTACATAAACGGTTTACCGGCGCCCCCAACGAACAGATTCTGGAAAACCTTGCGCTTGTCGCTGAGTATATGAAACGGCATGAAAATCCACAGGAATTATGGATTCGCACGCCCCTGATACCAGGCGCCACGGCCAATAAAGAGAATATCGTGAATATTGGCAGGTTTCTTGCTAACAATTTAGGACAGGCCTTTTCCCGCTGGGAGTTGTGCGCATTCAACAATCTTTGCAAGGACAAGTACACGCGTCTCGGCAAAGAATGGGACTTTGCGGAAATTCCCCTCATGACGCAGGAAGAAGTGAGCGCCCTGGAGTCGGCGGCCAAGGACTCCGGCGTCAATCCGGAAATCGTGTTCGCCACAGGGGCGACCCGGTCCGGGGAATAA
- a CDS encoding response regulator yields MSRILVIDDDSQIRKMLRKMLATAGYAVAEARDGAQALDIQAREPADMIITDIIMPVKGGIDTIQEFTEKYPGVKIIAMSGGGFLGAEDHLTIPQRMGVVHTFAKPLEREKILSAVKDLLDQPCA; encoded by the coding sequence ATGTCTCGCATCCTTGTTATTGACGATGACTCTCAGATTCGCAAAATGCTGCGGAAAATGCTGGCCACAGCAGGCTACGCCGTGGCCGAGGCCAGGGACGGCGCTCAGGCCCTGGATATTCAGGCCCGGGAGCCGGCCGACATGATCATCACGGATATCATCATGCCGGTGAAAGGGGGGATAGACACCATCCAGGAGTTTACCGAGAAATATCCCGGAGTGAAGATCATCGCCATGAGCGGCGGCGGCTTTCTGGGCGCCGAAGACCACCTGACCATCCCCCAGCGCATGGGGGTCGTCCATACCTTCGCCAAACCCCTGGAACGGGAAAAAATCCTGTCCGCCGTCAAAGACCTTCTGGATCAGCCCTGCGCCTGA